Proteins encoded by one window of Bacillus rossius redtenbacheri isolate Brsri chromosome 3, Brsri_v3, whole genome shotgun sequence:
- the LOC134530625 gene encoding TM2 domain-containing protein CG11103 isoform X1 has protein sequence MKSLCHSVSVSYVFLYNFQFVFSDINRNNTSSDKYYPHGPLVKCDFLPIEFLECDEPLDHKGNKTAKDEANGYGCVKFGGYLYEDVEKTKVNCTVLPGIECHGNHSFGRGGFPCVKYSGHYFATTLIYSILLGFLGMDRFCLGQTGTAVGKLLTLGGVGIWWIVDIILLVTNGLQPEDNSNWNPYV, from the exons atgaAGTCATTGTGTCACAGTGTTTCAGTCAGTTatgtttttctttataatttccaGTTTGTTTTCTCTGATATCAATCGAAATAACACTAGTTCAGATAAGTATTATCCTCATGGGCCATTGGTGAAGTGTGATTTCTT ACCCATTGAATTCCTCGAGTGTGATGAGCCATTAGACCACAAGGGCAATAAGACTGCTAAGGATGAAGCAAATGGTTATGGATGTGTCAAg TTTGGTGGCTACCTGTATGAGGACGTGGAGAAGACGAAAGTAAACTGCACTGTACTACCTGGAATTGAATGTCATGGGAACCATTCTTTTGGGCGCGGAGGATTCCCGTGTGTCAA GTACAGCGGTCACTACTTTGCCACCACGCTCATCTACAGCATACTTTTGGGGTTCCTGGGCATGGACAGGTTCTGCCTGGGTCAGACGGGCACCGCAGTGGGCAAGTTGCTGACCCTGGGCGGGGTCGGGATATGGTGGATCGTCGACATAATTCTGCTGGTCACAAACGGGTTGCAGCCCGAAGACAACAGCAACTGGAACCCATATGTATGA
- the LOC134530625 gene encoding TM2 domain-containing protein CG11103 isoform X2, with translation MLTSARMSNARVFCLLTAVSKHCHRPIEFLECDEPLDHKGNKTAKDEANGYGCVKFGGYLYEDVEKTKVNCTVLPGIECHGNHSFGRGGFPCVKYSGHYFATTLIYSILLGFLGMDRFCLGQTGTAVGKLLTLGGVGIWWIVDIILLVTNGLQPEDNSNWNPYV, from the exons ATGTTGACATCAGCAAGAATGAGCAATGCCAGAGTATTCTGCCTGCTGACTGCTGTATCGAAGCACTGCCACCG ACCCATTGAATTCCTCGAGTGTGATGAGCCATTAGACCACAAGGGCAATAAGACTGCTAAGGATGAAGCAAATGGTTATGGATGTGTCAAg TTTGGTGGCTACCTGTATGAGGACGTGGAGAAGACGAAAGTAAACTGCACTGTACTACCTGGAATTGAATGTCATGGGAACCATTCTTTTGGGCGCGGAGGATTCCCGTGTGTCAA GTACAGCGGTCACTACTTTGCCACCACGCTCATCTACAGCATACTTTTGGGGTTCCTGGGCATGGACAGGTTCTGCCTGGGTCAGACGGGCACCGCAGTGGGCAAGTTGCTGACCCTGGGCGGGGTCGGGATATGGTGGATCGTCGACATAATTCTGCTGGTCACAAACGGGTTGCAGCCCGAAGACAACAGCAACTGGAACCCATATGTATGA
- the LOC134530624 gene encoding dihydropteridine reductase, with amino-acid sequence MTSQTFLPIIPQATRIDSCKMAAVLGRVFVYGGKGALGAACVSHFKAKNWWVGSIDIKSNDLADANILVKNEDTWLEQEKSVLTEVGKALDGHKADAVICVAGGWAGGNAASEEFVKNCDLMWRQTVWSSTIAAAIAAKYLKEGGLVSLPGANAAAGPTPGMIGYGIAKAAVHQLTKSLAGENSGLPANCLAVAILPITLDTPMNRKWMPKADVSTWTPLEFIADLFLKWTRGEDRPKNGSLVSLVTKNGQTELVLV; translated from the exons ATGACGTCACAAACTTTTCTTCCCATAATTCCTCAAGCAACCAGAATCGACTCTTGTAAAATGGCAGCCGTACTGGGTCGCGTGTTTGTGTACGGAGGAAAAGGAGCTTTGGGTGCTGCCTGTGTTTCGCATTTCAAAGCAAAAAACTGG TGGGTTGGTTCAATCGACATCAAATCCAATGACCTGGCAGATGCAAACATCCTCGTAAAGAATGAAGATACATGGCTAGAACAG GAAAAGAGTGTGTTGACCGAGGTTGGCAAGGCCCTGGATGGACACAAAGCGGATGCCGTTATCTGTGTGGCCGGTGGCTGGGCCGGTGGAAATGCTGCTTCAGAAG aatttgtgaaaaattgtgactTGATGTGGCGTCAAACTGTATGGAGCTCCACTATTGCAGCAGCTATTGCAGCAAAGTATCTGAAAGAAGGTGGACTAGTATCTCTTCCTGGAGCTAATGCAGCAGCAGGCCCCACACCAG GTATGATTGGGTACGGCATTGCAAAGGCTGCAGTTCACCAGCTCACAAAGTCCCTGGCCGGGGAGAACAGTGGCCTTCCAGCCAACTGTTTGGCCGTTGCGATTCTGCCCATCACCCTCGACACACCCATGAACCGCAAGTGGATGCCCAAAGCAGACGTTTCTACGTGGACCCCACTAGAATTTATTGCTGA TTTGTTCCTTAAGTGGACACGTGGCGAAGATCGTCCCAAGAATGGGAGCTTGGTGAGCCTCGTCACCAAGAATGGCCAGACTGAATTGGTTTTGGTGTAG